In Bacteroidota bacterium, a single window of DNA contains:
- a CDS encoding serine hydrolase: GILSSVHDMAKWDAALYSDKLLPSKAKSLMWTPVQLPDGTPTTLSWGDNVDYGMGWEVLSYRGRRLQTHSGQTAGFVAQYMRFPEQQISIVAFINLYDMGAWLAARAMADFVVPGLE; encoded by the coding sequence GGGGCATCCTGTCTTCTGTACATGACATGGCCAAATGGGACGCAGCGCTGTATAGTGATAAACTTTTGCCGTCAAAAGCTAAGTCCTTGATGTGGACCCCCGTTCAGCTTCCTGATGGTACCCCTACAACATTGTCATGGGGAGATAACGTTGACTATGGGATGGGGTGGGAGGTATTATCATACAGAGGACGCCGATTGCAAACACACAGCGGTCAGACGGCCGGCTTTGTTGCGCAGTATATGCGATTTCCGGAGCAACAGATTTCAATCGTGGCATTTATCAACCTGTACGATATGGGAGCCTGGCTGGCAGCGCGTGCAATGGCAGACTTTGTTGTACCTGGGCTTGAGTAA